A single window of Bos javanicus breed banteng chromosome 19, ARS-OSU_banteng_1.0, whole genome shotgun sequence DNA harbors:
- the NPLOC4 gene encoding nuclear protein localization protein 4 homolog: protein MAESIIIRVQSPDGVKRITATKRETAATFLKKVAKEFGFQNNGFSVYINRNKTGEITASSNKSLNLLKIKHGDLLFLFPSNLAGPSSEMETSAPQGLKACGAPNVVEDEIDQYLSRQDGKIYRSRDPQLCRHGPLGKCVHCVPLEPFDEDYLNHLEPPVKHMSFHAYIRKLTGGADKGKFVALENISCKIKSGCEGHLPWPNGICTKCQPSAITLNRQKYRHVDNIMFENHTVADRFLDFWRKTGNQHFGYLYGRYTEHKDIPLGIRAEVAAIYEPPQIGTQNSLELLEDPKAEVVDEIAAKLGLRKVGWIFTDLVSEDTRKGTVRYSRNKDTYFLSSEECITAGDFQNKHPNICRLSPDGHFGSKFVTAVATGGPDNQVHFEGYQVSNQCMALVRDECLLPCKDAPELGYAKESSSEQYVPDVFYKDIDKFGNEITQLARPLPVEYLIIDITTTFPKDPVYTFSISQNPFPIENRDVLGETQDFHSLATYLSHNTSSVFLDTISDFHLLLFLVTNDVMPLQDSISLLLEAVRTRNEELAQTWKKSEQWATIEQLCSTVGVQLPGLQEYGAVGGSTHAASSAMWACQHCTFMNQPGTGHCEMCSLPRT from the exons GTCGCAAAGGAGTTTGGCTTCCAAAATAATGGCTTCTCAGTTTACATCAATAGAAACAAGACTGGAGAAATAACAGCATCATCTAACAAATCCCTCAACCTGCTGAAGATCAA GCATGGAGATCTGTTGTTCCTGTTTCCCTCGAACCTTGCGGGACCGTCGTCTGAGATGGAGACATCAGCCCCTCAGGGGTTGAAGGCCTGTGGTGCTCCCAACGTGGTGGAAGATGAGATTGACCAGTACCTCAGCAGGCAGGATGGGAAGATCTACAGGAGCCGCGACCCACAGCT GTGCCGGCACGGGCCTCTGGGGAAGTGCGTGCACTGCGTTCCTCTCGAG CCGTTTGATGAGGACTACCTAAACCACCTGGAGCCTCCCGTGAAGCACATGTCCTTCCACGCGTACATCCGGAAGCTGACTGGAGGGGCTGACAA GGGGAAATTTGTTGCCCTGGAGAACATCAGTTGCAAGATTAAATCAGGGTGTGAGGGACACCTTCCATGGCCTAACGGCATCTGTACTAAGTGCCAGCCAAGTGCCATCACGCTGAACAGACAG AAATACAGACATGTGGACAACATCATGTTTGAGAATCATACAGTTGCTGACCGCTTCCTTGACTTCTGGAGGAAGACGGGGAACCAGCACTTCGGGTACTTGTATGGACGGTACACGGAGCACAAAGACATTCCTCTTGGTATCAGGGCTGAAGTAGCTGCAATTTATGAGCCTCCTCAG ATTGGTACACAGAATAGCTTGGAGCTTCTTGAAGACCCAAAGGCCGAGGTGGTTGATGAAATTGCTGCCAAACTTGGCCTGAGGAAG GTTGGCTGGATATTTACAGACCTTGTCTCAGAAGATACTCGGAAGGGTACAGTTCGATACAGTCGAAATAAG GACACCTATTTCCTGAGTTCAGAAGAATGTATCACTGCAGGAGACTTCCAAAATAAGCACCCCAACATATGCCGACTATCTCCAGATGGACATTTTGGATCCAAGTTTGTTACTGCAGTGGCTACAG GTGGCCCCGACAACCAGGTCCACTTTGAAGGGTACCAGGTGTCCAATCAGTGCATGGCCCTGGTCCGAGATGAATGCCTGCTGCCCTGCAAGGATGCCCCTGAGCTCGGCTATGCCAAGGAGTCCAGCAGCGAGCAGTACGTGCCTGATGTGTTTTATAAG GACATAGACAAGTTTGGCAACGAGATCACCCAGCTGGCCCGCCCCCTGCCTGTGGAGTATCTGATCATAGAC ATCACAACAACTTTCCCCAAGGATCCAGTttatactttttctatttcacaaaATCCATTTCCTATTGAAAACCGGGATGTACTGGGTGAGACACAG GATTTCCACAGCCTGGCCACCTACCTGTCCCACAACACCTCATCTGTGTTCCTGGACACTATCTCGGATTTCCACCTCCTGCTGTTCCTGGTCACCAATGACGTCATGCCTCTGCAG GACAGCATCAGCTTGTTGCTGGAGGCCGTGAGGACCAGAAATGAGGAGCTTGCCCAGACCTGGAAGAAGTCTGAGCAATGGGCCACCATCGAGCAGCTCTGCA GCACAGTTGGTGTGCAGCTTCCAGGCCTCCAAGAGTACGGAGCCGTCGGTGGCTCCACACATGCCGCCTCGTCCGCCATGTGGGCCTGTCAGCACTGCACCTTCATGAACCAGCCGGGCACCGGCCACTGCGAGATGTGCAGCCTCCCCAGGACCTAG